The window CATGGCAAAAAAGTTAAATACCTTTACCATGATGATGTTGTCAATTTTGTTGAAAAGGCATCAAAGAATGTAAGCAGAGAAATAGGAAAGTATATGGGACTTATGAGGTTTAATGAAATAAAGGGTGGAGTACTTTATGCTCAATTTGAACCCACAAATGATATCTTGGTTCCTATTTCTTACTTTTTTAGAGAAAGATTGAAGAGTTTTAAATGGATCATACATGACAAAAAAAGGAGCAAACTTTCGATTTATGATACCAGAATGATAAAGTTTCTCAATGGAATGAATTTAAATGCAAGCTTTTCAGATAATGAGAATTTGTATCAAAAGCTGTGGAAACTTTATTTTAAGACCATGGCAATTGAAGAAAGAAAGAATTTAAAATTACAACGGCAAAATATGCCAAAGAAATATTGGAAGTATTTGATAGAAAAAAATTAGGTGTATACCTTGTTAGGCATGGTGGTATACACCTAATCTTTTTGTACTACACCCATCTCCTTTATTTTATTTATGGGAGAGCAGTTTTTATATTGTAAGTATTAATCTCGTTTTTTCTTTCCATTTCCTTTATTCGCATTCTTATTTTTTACTTTTTCATTCTCTTTTTCTCTATTCTTTCCTTCCTGAATGTTCTGGTTCTTATTTAATATCCGTTCTTTCTCTTTTCTTTATTTAACTCTCTTTGAATATTTTTATTAAAAATAGGTGGTACAGGTGGTTTTATTTTGAAAGAGGCCTTAATTGTACCTTCGATTTTCTTTAAAATATCAACATACAAATTCTTAACCTCAGTTATTTTATCAACCTTTTGCTGATAAAGAGTTATTAAGCTATTTAGTGCTGT is drawn from Caldicellulosiruptor naganoensis and contains these coding sequences:
- a CDS encoding TIGR03915 family putative DNA repair protein, giving the protein MYNVFLYDGTFDGLLTCIDEILSTHINEDEVVIVEKDKYQPMFFDKPIYVTLDKNRSQELRQKVINVSDKMIFKKIYYCFLSESQNKETYIYKYIKLVLKHGKKVKYLYHDDVVNFVEKASKNVSREIGKYMGLMRFNEIKGGVLYAQFEPTNDILVPISYFFRERLKSFKWIIHDKKRSKLSIYDTRMIKFLNGMNLNASFSDNENLYQKLWKLYFKTMAIEERKNLKLQRQNMPKKYWKYLIEKN